Proteins encoded within one genomic window of Dehalococcoidia bacterium:
- a CDS encoding zinc-ribbon domain containing protein, with amino-acid sequence MSFADKTLVCRDCKQNFTFTAGEQEFYANKGLQNEPVRCPSCRSVRKSTRQNEPEEGYVRYGVFASFGGRTPRQMHPATCAECGMMTEVPFQPRGDRPVYCSNCYSKVRPPEGSTDAERAS; translated from the coding sequence TTGAGCTTCGCAGATAAGACTCTCGTATGCCGCGACTGTAAGCAGAACTTCACGTTCACCGCTGGTGAACAGGAGTTCTATGCGAACAAGGGGCTCCAGAACGAGCCCGTGCGCTGTCCGTCGTGCCGTTCGGTGCGCAAGTCGACCCGCCAGAACGAGCCCGAAGAGGGGTATGTGCGCTACGGCGTGTTCGCGAGCTTCGGCGGTCGTACGCCCCGGCAGATGCACCCCGCGACCTGCGCCGAGTGCGGCATGATGACCGAAGTGCCGTTTCAGCCGCGCGGCGACCGCCCTGTCTACTGCAGCAACTGCTACTCGAAGGTCCGCCCGCCCGAAGGCTCGACCGACGCCGAGCGCGCCAGCTAA
- the rpsI gene encoding 30S ribosomal protein S9, whose amino-acid sequence MAATERYLYGTGRRKTAVARVRLYPGAGEILVNGKGYMDVFTRGTHQQKVLAPLKAAGVDGKYNIQARIVGGGITGWAGALSHGIARAIAGNDETAKPALRRQGLLTRDPRMKERKKVGLKRARKAPQYTKR is encoded by the coding sequence ATGGCAGCAACGGAGCGATACCTCTACGGCACGGGACGGCGCAAGACGGCCGTCGCGCGCGTGCGCTTGTACCCGGGCGCCGGCGAGATCCTCGTGAACGGCAAGGGGTACATGGACGTGTTCACGCGCGGCACACACCAGCAGAAGGTACTGGCGCCGCTCAAGGCCGCCGGCGTCGATGGCAAGTACAACATTCAAGCCCGCATCGTCGGCGGTGGCATCACGGGGTGGGCCGGCGCGCTTTCGCACGGCATCGCGCGCGCCATCGCCGGCAACGATGAAACGGCGAAGCCGGCGCTCCGGCGCCAGGGGCTCCTGACGCGTGACCCGCGCATGAAGGAGCGCAAGAAGGTCGGCCTCAAGCGGGCCCGGAAGGCGCCGCAGTACACGAAGCGCTAG
- the rplM gene encoding 50S ribosomal protein L13, translated as MGTYSLKPKDIEEKWHVVDADGQALGRLASRVAATLRGKDRPTFTPSMPNGDFVIIVNAAKVKITGDMREKKYWRHSQYPGGLKSISQEKLLATRPERVVEYAVKGMLPHNSLGARLLKRLKVYAGPDHPHESQVNAGNGKKRTASA; from the coding sequence ATGGGAACGTATTCGCTGAAGCCGAAAGACATAGAAGAGAAGTGGCACGTCGTCGACGCCGACGGCCAGGCGCTGGGGCGCCTGGCATCGAGAGTGGCGGCGACGCTGCGCGGCAAAGACCGCCCGACGTTCACGCCGTCGATGCCGAACGGTGACTTCGTCATCATCGTCAACGCGGCGAAGGTGAAGATCACGGGCGATATGCGTGAAAAGAAGTACTGGCGGCACTCCCAGTACCCGGGCGGACTCAAAAGCATCTCGCAGGAGAAGCTGCTCGCGACGCGCCCGGAACGGGTCGTTGAGTACGCCGTGAAAGGCATGCTGCCGCACAACTCGTTGGGCGCGCGGCTGCTCAAGCGGCTGAAGGTCTACGCCGGTCCCGACCACCCGCACGAGTCGCAGGTGAACGCGGGTAACGGCAAGAAGCGCACGGCATCGGCGTAG
- the rpsD gene encoding 30S ribosomal protein S4, translating to MARYTGPVCRICRRYGEKLMLKGDKCVTKCTLEKRPTPPGQQSTGRRRKLSDRALQLREKQKARYSYGVLEKQFVDYYEGAVRQPGVTGENLVRQLEMRLDNVVHKMGYGDSLAQARQFINHGHIALNGRKTDVASAVTRAGDTVGWTARGRKTEAFKYAQENITNKKIPSWLNVDPSAMSGRVLSAPAAGEVVSQFDPAVIVEYYSR from the coding sequence ATGGCTCGATACACAGGACCGGTCTGCCGCATCTGCCGCCGCTACGGCGAGAAGCTCATGCTCAAGGGCGACAAGTGCGTCACCAAGTGCACGCTGGAAAAGCGCCCGACGCCTCCGGGGCAACAGTCGACGGGGCGGCGGCGTAAGCTTTCTGACCGCGCCCTGCAGTTGCGCGAAAAGCAGAAGGCTCGCTACTCATACGGCGTGCTGGAGAAGCAGTTCGTCGACTACTACGAGGGCGCCGTCCGGCAGCCGGGCGTGACGGGCGAGAACCTCGTGCGCCAACTGGAAATGCGGCTCGACAACGTCGTGCACAAGATGGGGTACGGCGACTCGCTGGCCCAGGCTCGCCAGTTCATCAATCACGGTCACATCGCCCTTAACGGGCGCAAGACGGACGTCGCATCGGCCGTCACGAGGGCGGGCGACACCGTCGGGTGGACGGCGCGGGGAAGGAAGACGGAGGCTTTCAAGTACGCACAAGAGAACATAACGAACAAGAAGATCCCGTCATGGTTGAACGTCGACCCCAGTGCGATGAGCGGCCGCGTGCTGTCTGCGCCCGCGGCCGGTGAAGTCGTCTCGCAGTTCGACCCCGCCGTGATCGTCGAGTACTACTCGCGGTAG
- the rpsK gene encoding 30S ribosomal protein S11, with the protein MAERKASTKTKGRKRERKSVPRGRAYVQSTFNNTLITLTGPNGDVLSWASAGQAGFKGSRKSTPYAAQIAAEQAARRAMEHGLRQVEVFVKGPGSGREAAIRALQSSGLMVLSIKDSTPIPHNGCRPPKRRRV; encoded by the coding sequence ATGGCTGAGCGAAAGGCATCGACGAAGACGAAGGGACGAAAGCGCGAACGTAAGTCCGTGCCGCGCGGCCGCGCCTACGTGCAGTCGACGTTTAACAACACGCTCATCACGCTGACCGGACCGAATGGCGATGTCCTGTCGTGGGCGAGCGCCGGCCAGGCAGGGTTCAAGGGCTCCCGCAAGAGCACGCCGTATGCCGCGCAGATCGCCGCCGAACAGGCCGCCCGCCGCGCGATGGAGCACGGTCTGCGCCAGGTCGAGGTCTTTGTGAAGGGCCCCGGCAGCGGCCGCGAAGCGGCGATCCGGGCGCTCCAGAGCAGCGGACTGATGGTGCTCAGCATCAAGGATTCCACGCCGATCCCGCACAACGGGTGCCGGCCTCCCAAGCGGCGGCGCGTGTAG
- a CDS encoding DNA-directed RNA polymerase subunit alpha, protein MNELDPAQIEIEEETEYYVRLVAEPLNAGFGTTLGNALRRVLLSSLPGAAVTSVRIEEVEHEFSTIPHMKEDTTEFLLNLKELRLRAYSDRPAKLYLEAQGEGAVMAVAIQATADYEIVNPDLHLATLDSSDARLTVELNVESGQGYAPAGQSDGLPIGVIPVDAIFSPVRRVNFHVTHTRVGQMTNYDRLTLEVWTDATMSGVDAVSKSAEILQDELRMFALLGKPLPPTVDRGLGVGTSLPPDKYNMPIEDLNLSVRAYNCLKRSGLMTVGQVLEKSEDELLSLRNFGRKSYDELRDKLIELGLLAASEDGMSEEASAMPLGRSVPSSLTGETSEEGEDLSPLGAALIEALREAGEDPSELMRRREREE, encoded by the coding sequence TTGAACGAGCTGGATCCCGCACAGATCGAAATCGAAGAAGAAACAGAGTATTACGTCCGTCTCGTCGCGGAACCGCTGAACGCCGGCTTCGGCACGACCCTGGGAAACGCGCTCCGTCGCGTGCTGCTCAGTTCGCTGCCGGGCGCCGCCGTCACCTCGGTCCGCATCGAGGAGGTCGAGCACGAGTTCTCGACCATCCCGCACATGAAAGAAGACACGACGGAGTTCCTCCTCAACCTGAAGGAACTGCGGCTCCGTGCCTACTCCGACCGCCCCGCCAAGCTCTACCTGGAAGCGCAGGGGGAAGGCGCGGTGATGGCGGTGGCGATCCAGGCGACCGCCGACTACGAGATCGTCAATCCCGACCTGCATCTCGCGACGCTCGACTCGTCGGACGCGCGTCTTACCGTCGAGCTAAACGTCGAGTCGGGCCAGGGCTACGCACCCGCCGGACAGAGCGATGGCCTGCCGATCGGCGTCATCCCTGTCGATGCGATCTTCTCGCCCGTGCGGCGCGTGAACTTCCACGTCACGCACACGCGCGTCGGGCAGATGACGAACTACGACCGCCTGACGCTCGAGGTATGGACCGACGCCACGATGTCCGGCGTCGATGCCGTCAGCAAGAGCGCGGAAATCCTGCAGGATGAGTTGCGCATGTTCGCGTTGCTCGGCAAGCCGCTGCCGCCGACCGTCGACCGCGGCCTCGGCGTCGGTACGTCGCTGCCGCCGGACAAGTACAACATGCCGATCGAGGATCTGAACCTCTCGGTCAGGGCGTACAACTGCCTCAAGCGCAGCGGGCTCATGACGGTCGGGCAGGTGCTGGAGAAGAGCGAAGACGAACTGCTCTCGCTGCGCAACTTCGGCCGCAAGTCGTACGACGAACTGCGCGACAAGCTCATCGAACTCGGCCTGCTCGCCGCGTCCGAAGACGGCATGTCGGAAGAAGCGAGCGCAATGCCGCTCGGACGCTCCGTGCCGTCGTCGTTGACCGGCGAAACGTCGGAGGAAGGCGAGGACCTCAGCCCGCTCGGCGCGGCGCTCATCGAGGCGCTGCGCGAGGCCGGCGAGGACCCGTCGGAACTCATGCGCCGCCGCGAAAGGGAAGAGTAG
- the map gene encoding type I methionyl aminopeptidase yields MPIILKSDDEIAIMREAGRIVANTLNLLVEALRPGLVVKELDKIVRREFARHDVIPTFLGYGHPAYPATVCVSVNEEIVHGIPGKRVIKEGDIVSLDLGCTYKGFVGDSAVTVIVGTPKDTVAERLVNVTREALEAGIAQAKAGNRMGDISHAIQTHIESNGFGVVREYVGHGVGRDMHEEPQVPNFGPVDRGPVLKKGMVLALEPMVTVGDWRTRQLDDHWTVVTADGSLAAHFEHTIAITENGARVLTAP; encoded by the coding sequence ATGCCGATCATTCTCAAGTCAGATGATGAGATCGCGATCATGCGCGAAGCGGGGCGCATCGTCGCGAACACGCTCAATCTGCTGGTCGAGGCGTTGCGCCCCGGGCTCGTCGTGAAGGAACTGGACAAGATCGTGCGGCGCGAGTTCGCGCGGCATGACGTGATCCCGACGTTCCTGGGCTACGGCCATCCGGCGTATCCCGCGACGGTCTGCGTCTCAGTGAACGAAGAGATCGTGCATGGGATCCCGGGCAAGCGCGTCATCAAGGAGGGAGACATCGTCAGTCTCGACCTGGGTTGCACGTACAAGGGGTTCGTCGGCGACTCGGCGGTCACCGTGATCGTCGGCACACCGAAAGACACCGTAGCCGAACGACTGGTCAACGTAACCAGGGAGGCGCTAGAGGCCGGCATTGCGCAGGCCAAGGCGGGTAATCGTATGGGGGACATTTCCCACGCCATCCAAACGCACATCGAATCGAACGGGTTCGGTGTGGTCCGGGAATACGTGGGACATGGCGTCGGGCGGGATATGCACGAGGAGCCGCAAGTGCCCAACTTCGGTCCGGTGGACCGGGGGCCGGTGCTCAAGAAGGGCATGGTGCTGGCGTTGGAGCCCATGGTGACCGTCGGAGACTGGCGCACCCGCCAGCTGGATGACCACTGGACCGTCGTCACCGCGGACGGCAGCCTCGCAGCGCACTTCGAACACACGATCGCCATCACCGAGAACGGCGCCAGGGTGCTCACAGCGCCATAA
- the infA gene encoding translation initiation factor IF-1, with product MAKKDAIEVEGLVREPLPNAMFKVELPNGHQVLAHISGKIRLNFIKILPGDRVLVELSPYDLSRGRITYRFK from the coding sequence ATGGCAAAGAAGGACGCGATTGAGGTTGAGGGCCTCGTGCGAGAGCCCCTCCCCAACGCGATGTTTAAAGTTGAGTTGCCCAACGGGCACCAGGTGCTGGCGCATATCTCGGGAAAGATTCGTCTTAATTTCATCAAGATCCTCCCCGGCGACCGCGTATTGGTGGAGCTTTCACCATACGACCTGTCGCGGGGGCGCATCACTTACCGGTTCAAGTAA
- the rpmJ gene encoding 50S ribosomal protein L36, with protein sequence MRVRASVKKRCEKCKIIKRHGVLRVICEIPKHKQRQG encoded by the coding sequence ATGCGAGTCCGGGCTTCGGTAAAGAAGCGCTGCGAGAAGTGCAAGATCATCAAGCGTCACGGCGTGCTGCGCGTGATCTGCGAGATTCCGAAGCACAAGCAGCGGCAGGGGTAG
- a CDS encoding phosphotransferase: MAVASSEGHFLMIDNSELQSLAGDLGVDVVGPLAGGEFGAMLSIDRAGRELVLKTMSPPAVLTSRSLASIFERGVRLAGRLRAIGYPAPEYVGTGGTPNVAWSLQERLPGDVPDSMTARHAQRRIELAKMHKDAAGESNDWRSFAFARMREHMETVVQDERAAPLARELASVVEHGERVQLRQNDVVHADFHHRNYLAIGDEITGVFDWEFALSGDWRVDLVTLAFWCAIDHRVPPDAARIVVECAREDVSAGCAGVPRGVPVVTATRLRRARAPGARRGHRAGDRDVHRAVVARPVVI, translated from the coding sequence GTGGCCGTCGCGAGCAGCGAGGGCCATTTCCTTATGATCGACAACTCCGAACTGCAGTCCCTGGCCGGCGACCTGGGCGTAGACGTCGTCGGGCCGCTGGCGGGCGGCGAGTTCGGCGCCATGCTCTCCATCGACCGCGCCGGGCGCGAGTTGGTGCTGAAGACGATGTCGCCTCCGGCGGTCCTCACGAGCCGCAGCCTTGCATCGATATTCGAGCGGGGCGTGCGGCTTGCCGGTCGCCTGCGCGCGATCGGATACCCGGCGCCCGAATACGTTGGCACGGGCGGAACACCGAACGTCGCGTGGTCGCTGCAGGAGAGACTTCCCGGTGACGTCCCCGACTCCATGACCGCGCGACATGCGCAGCGACGCATCGAACTGGCGAAGATGCACAAGGATGCCGCCGGCGAGTCGAACGACTGGCGCTCGTTCGCCTTCGCCCGAATGCGTGAGCACATGGAGACCGTCGTGCAGGACGAGCGCGCGGCGCCGCTCGCGCGAGAACTTGCATCGGTCGTCGAGCACGGCGAACGCGTGCAGTTACGGCAAAACGACGTCGTCCACGCCGACTTCCATCATCGCAACTATCTCGCGATCGGCGACGAGATCACAGGCGTCTTTGACTGGGAGTTCGCATTGTCGGGCGACTGGCGCGTCGACCTGGTGACGCTTGCGTTCTGGTGCGCGATCGACCACCGTGTGCCGCCGGATGCCGCGCGCATTGTTGTCGAATGTGCGCGCGAGGACGTGTCCGCCGGATGTGCTGGCGTTCCTCGCGGCGTACCAGTCGTTACGGCAACTCGACTACGACGTGCGCGCGCACCCGGAGCGCGTCGAGGGCATCGTGCGGGCGATCGAGACGTCCATCGCGCCGTGGTGGCGCGGCCTGTCGTGATTTAA
- the truA gene encoding tRNA pseudouridine(38-40) synthase TruA translates to MSGDTVVRRAGRRIAVLLEYDGTAYCGSQYQANGPSIQSELESAINNLTAERVRVAFAGRTDAGVHALGQVAAFDTSTAIALESVVAGLNHFLPEDIAVKRAADVDRGFDPRRDAKNRVYAYRIDNRPLRSPLLRDRVWHVDRPLDVAAMQRAARRLEGAHDFAAFAPPFDGRTERTLRRCEIIGSCEQLTVRMEAQAFLPHQVRRTVGPIVEVGLGRLTEETLVELLDAAEPSTAGPAAPPCGLYLAHIEYYGLDFGSEG, encoded by the coding sequence ATGAGCGGCGATACCGTCGTCCGGCGGGCCGGACGTCGCATCGCCGTCTTGCTCGAGTACGACGGCACGGCGTATTGCGGGTCGCAGTACCAGGCGAACGGCCCCAGCATTCAGAGCGAGCTGGAGTCGGCGATTAACAACCTGACGGCAGAACGCGTCCGTGTGGCCTTCGCGGGGCGGACGGATGCGGGCGTACACGCGCTCGGGCAGGTAGCGGCGTTCGATACGAGCACGGCGATCGCCCTCGAATCGGTCGTGGCCGGACTCAACCACTTCCTGCCGGAGGACATCGCCGTGAAACGGGCGGCGGACGTGGACCGGGGCTTCGATCCGCGCCGCGATGCCAAGAACCGCGTGTACGCGTATCGCATCGACAACCGGCCGCTGCGGTCGCCGCTGCTGCGCGATCGGGTGTGGCATGTCGACCGGCCGCTCGACGTGGCGGCGATGCAACGGGCGGCGCGCCGGCTCGAAGGCGCGCACGACTTCGCGGCGTTCGCACCGCCGTTCGATGGCCGCACGGAGCGCACGTTGCGGCGGTGCGAGATCATCGGTTCGTGCGAGCAGTTGACGGTGCGCATGGAGGCGCAGGCGTTTCTGCCGCACCAGGTGCGGCGCACCGTCGGGCCGATCGTCGAGGTCGGGCTCGGGCGGCTGACGGAAGAAACGCTCGTGGAACTGCTCGATGCGGCGGAGCCATCGACCGCGGGGCCGGCGGCGCCGCCTTGCGGGCTGTATTTGGCGCACATAGAGTATTACGGACTCGATTTCGGGTCCGAAGGGTGA
- the rpsT gene encoding 30S ribosomal protein S20, with protein MAHSKSALKRWRQNERHRERNKTVRTATRTAVKKARTGIAEGSGDAAAAVREAMSVLDRATKGNVIHKNAASRHKSRLMKHLNAAAGGTAAAEAPKKRRAPAKKAAAKKAPAKRATKSTKK; from the coding sequence TTGGCACACTCGAAATCCGCGCTGAAGCGGTGGCGCCAGAATGAGCGACACCGCGAACGCAACAAGACCGTCCGCACGGCCACTCGCACCGCCGTCAAGAAGGCCCGCACGGGCATCGCCGAAGGCTCCGGCGACGCAGCCGCCGCTGTGCGGGAGGCGATGAGCGTCCTGGACCGCGCGACCAAGGGCAACGTCATTCACAAGAACGCCGCTTCGCGCCACAAGTCGCGGCTGATGAAGCACCTGAACGCCGCTGCCGGCGGCACTGCGGCTGCCGAAGCCCCAAAGAAGCGCCGCGCTCCGGCCAAAAAGGCGGCCGCGAAGAAGGCGCCGGCAAAGCGGGCGACGAAAAGCACCAAGAAGTAG
- the rpsM gene encoding 30S ribosomal protein S13: MARIAGVDIPRDKRVDISLRYIYGIGPTTSKNIVTTAQVNPATKVRDLTDEEVSRIRELIDKEHTVEGDLRREVRQNVQRLIEINCYRGVRHRRGLPVRGQRTRTNARTKRGARRTVAGKRKAAAKK, encoded by the coding sequence ATGGCACGTATCGCCGGCGTCGACATTCCGCGCGACAAGCGCGTCGATATTTCGCTCCGTTACATCTACGGCATCGGTCCGACGACGTCGAAGAATATCGTCACGACGGCGCAGGTGAATCCGGCGACGAAGGTGCGCGACCTGACCGACGAAGAAGTGAGCCGCATCCGGGAACTCATCGATAAGGAGCACACCGTCGAAGGCGATCTGCGGCGCGAAGTGCGCCAGAACGTGCAGCGCCTGATCGAAATCAATTGTTACCGCGGAGTGCGCCACCGCCGCGGCCTGCCCGTGCGTGGACAGCGCACGCGCACGAACGCGCGGACGAAACGCGGTGCGCGCCGCACGGTCGCCGGCAAGCGCAAGGCGGCAGCCAAGAAGTAG
- the murJ gene encoding murein biosynthesis integral membrane protein MurJ, giving the protein MRTLRSRFFADEEERSDDAIRLDATTTLAAAASIVALGFLGSRLLGLVRTVAIAHAHGTSPDLDAYFVAFRLPDLIFQLLAGATLGSAFIPTFARVLNRGSEQDAWRLTSSVLNIVFLATLVFAVLGLLFAPVLVPLTAPGLGDETGQSEELRALAIDLTRIMMISPILFAVSGMFMGILNARHHFLAPAIAPMFYNVAIIVGALISDDVKVLAFAVVIGALLHLLVQLPALRLVGMMWQPIWEWRDAAVREVGRLMGPRVLGLGAYHLNFIIATFFASTVGSGAISAVNYSWLIVMTPIGLFGMAISTAVFPRLAEQAAREDGELRETLGRALRLILYLTVPASVGLMILAQPVTAFLLRSGAFDADSADLVVTALVFYSIGLFAHSGIEILSRGFYALSDTRTPVAFAIISMAVNLVLSLALVWNFGIGGLAFALSAAAIVEFVLLVRTLGRRLRGLDNGMVMQSLARTVVATVLMAEVLALWLAVLKLAGALDLGSKLDSGVAVVGGMLIGGAAFYITSRALRSQEAVVLAERLPLPGAVRRLVLG; this is encoded by the coding sequence TTGAGAACGCTGCGATCTCGCTTCTTCGCGGATGAGGAGGAGCGCTCCGACGATGCCATCCGCCTTGACGCTACGACGACGCTGGCGGCCGCCGCATCGATCGTCGCGCTGGGCTTCCTCGGCAGCAGGCTGCTCGGCCTCGTGCGGACCGTGGCGATCGCGCACGCGCACGGCACGAGCCCCGACCTGGATGCGTACTTCGTCGCGTTTCGGCTGCCGGACCTGATCTTTCAGTTGCTGGCCGGCGCCACACTCGGCAGCGCCTTCATCCCGACCTTCGCGCGCGTGCTGAACCGCGGCAGCGAGCAGGACGCCTGGCGGCTGACGTCTTCGGTGCTGAACATCGTCTTCCTCGCGACGCTCGTCTTCGCCGTGCTCGGCCTGCTCTTCGCGCCCGTGCTCGTGCCGCTCACCGCCCCGGGCCTTGGCGACGAGACGGGCCAGAGCGAAGAACTGCGGGCGCTCGCCATCGACCTGACGCGCATCATGATGATCTCGCCGATCCTCTTCGCCGTGAGCGGCATGTTCATGGGCATCCTGAACGCCCGTCATCACTTCCTCGCGCCTGCGATTGCGCCGATGTTCTACAACGTCGCCATCATCGTCGGTGCGCTGATCTCCGACGACGTCAAGGTCCTCGCATTCGCCGTTGTGATCGGTGCGCTGCTGCACCTGTTGGTGCAACTTCCGGCGTTGCGCCTCGTCGGCATGATGTGGCAGCCGATCTGGGAATGGCGCGATGCCGCCGTCCGCGAAGTCGGCCGCCTGATGGGCCCGCGTGTGCTCGGCCTGGGCGCCTATCATCTGAACTTCATCATCGCGACGTTCTTTGCGTCGACAGTCGGCAGCGGCGCCATCTCCGCGGTCAACTACAGCTGGCTCATCGTCATGACGCCGATCGGGCTGTTCGGCATGGCGATCTCGACCGCCGTCTTCCCGCGGCTCGCCGAGCAGGCCGCGCGCGAGGACGGCGAGCTGCGCGAGACGCTTGGTCGGGCGTTACGCCTCATCCTCTATCTCACGGTGCCAGCGAGCGTGGGGTTGATGATCCTCGCGCAGCCGGTCACGGCATTTCTCCTGCGGAGCGGCGCCTTCGACGCCGACTCGGCCGACCTCGTGGTTACCGCGCTGGTCTTCTACTCGATTGGACTGTTCGCCCACAGCGGCATTGAGATCCTGAGCCGCGGCTTCTACGCGCTGAGCGACACGCGGACGCCGGTAGCGTTCGCCATCATCTCCATGGCGGTGAATCTCGTGCTGTCGCTGGCGCTGGTGTGGAACTTCGGCATCGGCGGGCTAGCGTTTGCGCTCTCCGCCGCCGCCATCGTCGAGTTCGTGCTGCTGGTGCGCACGCTCGGGCGGCGCCTGCGCGGCCTGGACAACGGCATGGTGATGCAATCGCTCGCGCGCACCGTCGTGGCCACGGTGCTCATGGCCGAAGTGCTGGCGTTGTGGCTGGCGGTGCTCAAGCTCGCTGGCGCGCTGGACCTCGGCAGCAAGCTCGACTCCGGCGTCGCCGTCGTCGGGGGGATGCTCATTGGCGGTGCGGCGTTCTACATCACCAGCAGGGCCCTCCGTAGCCAGGAGGCGGTGGTGCTGGCGGAACGGCTGCCCCTTCCGGGGGCGGTCCGGCGCCTGGTCCTGGGATAA
- the rplQ gene encoding 50S ribosomal protein L17: MRHKVSGRKFDRPGDERRALLRGLVGDLMRHERLKTTEAKAKEVRPIAERMITLGKDGTVHARRQALAYINDKDVVKKLFDEIAPRFTARPGGYTRIIKLGPRKGDGSQMAQLELVERAAE, translated from the coding sequence ATGCGCCACAAGGTCAGCGGCCGCAAATTCGACCGTCCGGGTGACGAACGCCGCGCCCTGCTGCGGGGGCTCGTCGGCGACTTGATGCGGCACGAGCGCCTCAAGACGACCGAAGCGAAGGCGAAGGAAGTGCGCCCCATCGCCGAGCGCATGATCACGCTGGGCAAGGACGGCACCGTGCACGCGCGGCGCCAGGCGCTCGCCTATATCAACGACAAGGATGTCGTGAAGAAGCTCTTCGACGAAATCGCGCCGCGCTTCACAGCGCGCCCGGGCGGCTATACGCGCATCATCAAGCTCGGTCCGCGCAAGGGCGATGGGTCGCAGATGGCGCAGCTCGAACTCGTCGAACGCGCGGCAGAGTAG